aaatgtttgggggtgccaaccattgtaccgtGGCGTTtcccattgaaccaaaacattgatgtaccgtcgacgagccggcaatagtttttttaaacgttttccaaacgcaaaaagtattgatgtttttttgctgatgaattgattcttttttcgacttttaatacacatatttttacactgatttttacacgcactacaaatttgacagttttggaaacttcaaacgaagttattatttaaggaaaaagagaattcgttgtttttattaataaataataaataataaataatcttattttaataaataatcttttcttattttttggaaaattgaatttggtcgtttggattaaaaattttgtccgcatacaacacCACATatgtaatttgttttcattttgaaaacatatattttccgtataggtgtaaaaaaaactttatttgattgtttggttgccataataaaaactaaaattttttggtagatggtctgcccgacaaaaatgttttgagaataaatgtgtaagagaaattttcgttccttcggggcccccctgagaatgggggccctgggcacgggccccgtgtgcccttatggtaaagatgGCATtgctcacattaattggaaaactcgcgatatttaacTTCTtggaaaccatataaagcctCTATtaaaagctgccagacttttgaattcgttataagaacgcataaggctatagaaccgcatactcacattttggttatacctccactcccaaaatttgctgtgggctctaaGACTAAGTATATGCAcccgaaattgaagatatttttattttgaacaatGCTGtcattgaatttttagaaaaagactaaggtagcagaaaaatgttaaaatttaatattgtaattgttgaaaaaaatttcatctttgcaaaaagttacatagagattttatttactgattttgattttactcgaagattttcaaaagagccgtttaaagtatttaattaagaaggattttcgtgaaaattgacaaccattttttttttgtgatttctttttttttgctcttttctcaaaagcgtagtttttctactatttcactttgccttacaaacgactttatttaaaatgagtataatcaatatgtttcttataatttttcaataaaatagctttaatttcaaataacgtaacacaaacaaactacattaaaatgtattttttctttattttattctcataaaaataattaagtaattttaagacaCGACGGGAAGGCCTTTATAATATTAAGAAAccagttttatcttattttgcaaaatttgagaaaataatcttttaagatacaaaagttacagatttttgagacgttctagcctagtcaaaatcgtagttttttagctttgaataaacgtttaatacttaaataaaaatataagctaaaaaaacagtgtgtcaaataatttattaaacatttcaggttatatattcctaatttgagttaattattttcaggcgcgaagaaatgacagatttttggaacgccatagtcgagccaaaattgtactttttgaactttgcctagcttttcaaagctcaaaaataatttgcatttaaaaaaagctacgctcaatgatttctgatacattaaagattatatgttccaaatttggtttaattatttcaggagacaaaaaagttacagatatttttaaataggtacccaaatcaagcgaaaatcgtactttttgaactttgaattgATGAATTCGTTGAATGATTCGTTATATATCAAAGACATTATGttccaaatttgaagcaattatcacaaaagacaacaaagttacagatttttaagACGCATAAGGCCATATGGGCCCACTGTGCGCCGTTTCTAGGTATGACAaagaattttcagaaaaaaaatttgaaaatcgtgagaacagtttttttttaatagtattttttgcattaaaattttccaaaaaattttaaatcaaaatttaaaagttgatattaaaaattgacacaaattttcaataaaattctttggtccattttcaaaaaattgatttttccaaacaaaaattttaagcatGACTATTGAGTTGGGTAAATGTAAACTGGGGGAGATGGAAACACGGCTCATATCAaacttcagttaaatctctttgacgCATACTATAAGTACAAAGTGCGGACGTATTATGCATCTTTTTCTAAGCGCTTTAATTATACCTATCAGCGCTccttattaacattaacatttttataGAAGAGCGTTATTTAGACCCCcatgtgaaaaaaattagatCTTTATACCTTTAAAAAGCCTCACAAAACTGATGAACAACTCTATCATAAGACTTATTTTGTGGGTTAAACTGTCAAAAGATTTTGAGAAATCCAGCAAGCAAAGAACTGTTATGAGAcagaaataaattcaaattaagtAGTTGGATCAAAATAAGCCTTCAAACCTTCAAACGAAAAATAAGCTTCATGTTAGAGTTAAGCATAAGCACATCAAACTTAGAATTGGTCCTCAATCAATTTAAATAAGCCATCACAACTGAAAATATCCTAATCAAGAAGTCAATGATAATGTTATTTGCGGTTGAATGTAAATTCATTTAACAATTACTCACCTTATTTAatgagaaaacaaatttttttcataatttattatATCATCATTGCTTGTTAGATCAATGCACTTTTGCttagttttcatttgaatttataTTAACGAAAACAATGATAACTATTGATTGTAATGTCAGTACTCAGTACCAAGGAAAAAGATACATATGTAATGTATAGCATACATtcttatgagaaaaaaaaaccaattcgATCTAAATATACATCTtcaattatatatattaaagtttggttttgtgtacgttcgctaaccggccacaccggctgacttattttcttattttttttttttttctcaaagaggcataagaggagaaggtttaaggcaaaaaaaatttaagaatttataggataaataggggtaacactacattgaaaaaagaggctattttctaaacggtaagtcgtaaagagttgactttttttttgaatgatagacaaatttattcaatagttaaaaaaggtattgaaaaatttcaaaaccaagttgtgaaggtttttttgcagtcatagaccttcaacaaaagactaattacaggtacgcaaaGTTTTGCActgaaatttgagttacaccattagaaagatattaaaaaaaaaaaattaggggtctaatacggatttttttcataggccctgtattttgaaataaaagtttttgaaaaacaacctaatttttagggacatttttgagtagttttttatttttttggaatttttcaaagtctgcaaaaaatctcaaacttataggaaatataggttttaatcatgcgcatgcatgagtattttgcataggccacttttgcttaaagtttaaaagtgaatatttttaaattcattttatgaactttttcatttgaaaattaactaattacagagtcgaaaattagaaataaatacaagaaatggcggaacgaattCCGCCTGGTCAGCtagtttatttataattaaccCAACCTAAGAACAAGTATTTCAATTGTTTCTTAGAAAACcagataattttatttgaaatcttattattatttttagaacacGAAAAGGttaactcaaaattttttattatttattcctAGAAAATTAAGATtatcacaaaatttaatttgcattaaaaaacaatatcattTATATGATCAAATTAAAGCcgttagcatttttttttttaatttatttcttcttGCCATAAACATACAAATCAAAGTTaccattttgaattgaattgaaaaatattttcattctcATGAAATCTTCACCAGGACCACCTTGATCAAATCTAGAGTCAATGTAACCAGTATCATCTTGTCCAGTCAAAAGCATATGACTCAATACGTAGTTGGAATGAGGTAGATCTTGAGGGTATCTGCATTCGATGGTGACTTTGGCAtagaaatcaatattttgaacaGCTTTTGAATGCAAAATTTCTTGATCACCtgtaaaatattacaaaattaaatttttgtttggaatttaatataatttgaaGTAGTGTTTGATTAGCTTACCAGCGATGCGACTGTTGATACTTATGTAGTCCTTATAAAACTTTCCTTCGGATTGTGGCAAGACAATGACAAAGGCAAAAATTGCCAAAGTAGATATTAAGGtaaattgtttcattttgttgcaACTTCTTCTATTGGAATGT
This DNA window, taken from Episyrphus balteatus chromosome 2, idEpiBalt1.1, whole genome shotgun sequence, encodes the following:
- the LOC129911471 gene encoding uncharacterized protein LOC129911471 is translated as MKQFTLISTLAIFAFVIVLPQSEGKFYKDYISINSRIAGDQEILHSKAVQNIDFYAKVTIECRYPQDLPHSNYVLSHMLLTGQDDTGYIDSRFDQGGPGEDFMRMKIFFNSIQNGNFDLYVYGKKK